In Caproiciproducens sp. NJN-50, the following are encoded in one genomic region:
- a CDS encoding potassium channel family protein has translation MNVLVIGCGRLGSRLAGILDEQGHDVTVVDSDPDSFHNLKKEFGGITVVGMPMDSKVLRSAGVEGCDAMAVVTPDDNLNITVSQMAREFFGIENVVARISDPLRENIFKRFGLKTVCPTNLAGDAMATALTLPWEPRTVTLGTSTVTFHSKEVDRAHAGMKLSDVPRNSGEQVFGVISADGRMALCRKTEDITLSEGDRVVLTSVID, from the coding sequence GTGAACGTACTCGTGATCGGCTGCGGACGCCTTGGCTCACGGCTTGCCGGTATCCTGGATGAGCAGGGCCATGACGTCACCGTTGTGGACTCGGACCCGGATTCCTTTCACAATCTGAAAAAAGAGTTCGGAGGCATCACCGTTGTCGGAATGCCGATGGACAGCAAGGTCCTCCGCAGCGCCGGCGTGGAGGGCTGCGATGCCATGGCGGTGGTTACGCCGGACGACAACCTGAACATCACGGTTTCGCAGATGGCGCGTGAATTTTTCGGGATTGAAAATGTTGTGGCGCGCATTTCGGACCCCCTGCGCGAAAATATTTTCAAACGCTTCGGCCTAAAGACGGTATGCCCGACCAACCTGGCGGGGGACGCCATGGCAACCGCGCTGACGCTGCCGTGGGAGCCGAGGACCGTGACACTCGGCACCTCCACCGTCACGTTTCATTCCAAGGAGGTGGACCGCGCGCACGCCGGCATGAAGCTGTCCGACGTGCCCAGGAACAGCGGGGAACAGGTTTTCGGCGTGATCAGCGCCGACGGCCGGATGGCGCTGTGCCGGAAGACGGAAGACATCACTCTTTCCGAGGGCGACCGCGTCGTCCTCACGTCCGTGATCGACTGA
- a CDS encoding dipeptidase: protein MKYFDLHCDTASECCKKGLGLSYNGLHISLEKTERFERWAQVFAVWISDDLRGEAAFRYFQEVTADFKRKLSAEKGKAPVFCVDGPELEKADSAGKNMALLSIEGGAALGGELSHLNEAWETGVRLMTLTWNGPNELGDGCMTPGADGLARFGKEVVKQMGELGMVVDVSHLSEKGFWDVARLAKGPFVATHSDSKAVEDHPRNLTDDQFREIAQRGGLVGLNLYAPFVGGEGSIDGLLRHAEHFLELGGEGTVAVGADFDGCKLRAEIQGVGDMGLLYDAMRARFGEEIADGIFFRNAYRFFTAAYR, encoded by the coding sequence ATGAAATATTTTGACCTGCACTGCGACACCGCGTCGGAGTGCTGCAAAAAAGGGCTTGGGCTTTCCTACAACGGGCTGCACATCAGCCTCGAAAAAACGGAGCGGTTCGAGCGGTGGGCTCAGGTGTTCGCGGTCTGGATCAGCGACGACCTGCGGGGGGAGGCCGCTTTCCGCTATTTTCAGGAGGTCACCGCGGATTTTAAACGGAAACTTTCCGCGGAGAAGGGGAAGGCGCCCGTTTTCTGCGTGGATGGGCCGGAACTGGAAAAGGCGGATTCCGCCGGGAAGAATATGGCACTGCTCTCCATTGAGGGCGGCGCCGCGCTGGGCGGCGAGCTTTCGCATCTGAACGAGGCATGGGAAACGGGCGTGCGCCTGATGACCCTGACCTGGAACGGACCGAACGAGCTCGGTGACGGCTGCATGACGCCAGGAGCCGACGGCCTGGCCCGATTCGGGAAAGAAGTCGTGAAACAGATGGGCGAGCTCGGCATGGTGGTCGACGTGTCCCATCTGTCGGAAAAAGGGTTTTGGGACGTCGCCCGGCTGGCGAAAGGCCCGTTTGTCGCGACGCACTCCGACTCGAAGGCGGTCGAGGACCACCCGCGCAACCTGACGGACGATCAGTTTCGTGAAATCGCGCAGCGCGGCGGTCTGGTCGGGCTGAATCTGTACGCGCCGTTTGTCGGCGGCGAAGGCTCGATCGACGGCCTGCTGCGGCACGCGGAGCATTTCCTGGAGCTTGGCGGCGAGGGGACCGTCGCGGTCGGCGCGGATTTCGACGGCTGCAAGCTCCGGGCCGAAATCCAGGGAGTCGGGGACATGGGACTGCTTTACGACGCGATGCGCGCGCGGTTTGGTGAAGAAATCGCGGACGGCATTTTTTTCCGCAACGCGTACCGGTTTTTCACGGCAGCGTACCGCTGA
- a CDS encoding C-GCAxxG-C-C family (seleno)protein, translated as MLRDRVRDYYLVKDNNCAETTLHAIDDEYHLDLPEEAFKLVAGFGAGLGCGKTCGALCACIAALGKMSVGERAHATPGFKEQCAALVEKFTETLGDTECSALTQKYKKEETRCLDTVMLAADVFEEFAKERNA; from the coding sequence ATGCTTCGAGACAGAGTTCGCGATTATTACCTAGTAAAAGACAACAACTGCGCGGAAACGACCCTGCACGCCATTGACGACGAATACCATCTGGACCTTCCGGAAGAAGCGTTCAAGCTGGTCGCCGGCTTCGGCGCGGGGCTGGGCTGCGGAAAAACCTGCGGGGCGCTCTGCGCCTGCATCGCCGCCCTCGGAAAGATGAGCGTTGGGGAGCGCGCGCACGCGACGCCCGGTTTTAAAGAGCAGTGTGCCGCACTGGTGGAAAAATTCACCGAAACGCTGGGAGACACGGAATGCTCGGCGCTCACCCAAAAGTACAAGAAGGAAGAGACCCGGTGCCTCGATACCGTGATGCTTGCCGCGGACGTGTTTGAGGAGTTCGCCAAAGAGCGGAACGCCTGA
- the trkA gene encoding Trk system potassium transporter TrkA has translation MKIIIVGCGKVGYTLAETLSQESHDVTVVDKCAGPLQKAGDDLDVLCIRGNGASVRTLLEAGVRESDLLIAATSSDELNMLCCLTAKKLGVQQTVARIRDPEYAGEISMLRADLDLDMVINPEQAAAEEIARILQFPPAVNVEPFARGKVELVELKVTGQMPLAGLTLKETAAHFPTPILVGAVMREGGVFIPDGSFRILAGDTVYLVGKPSNVFEFCRQIGMPAQKIKNVMILGGGRLSYYLARSLEEARIRVKIIEIRKERCMELSELLSQSLIICGDGSDDALLLSENLEDMGALIAATGRDEDNLIAALLAKQHGVGKVIAKITRLSHPELVQKMGIDSVVNPRQITTDLILRYVRGLTNAQGNPVNTLYRICGGNAEAAEFIADGSTSFLNVPLRDLHMQPGTLIAAIVHGNEIVIPHGDDVLCSGDNVIVLAKDRKFADLNELILTEEVPN, from the coding sequence ATGAAAATCATTATCGTCGGCTGCGGGAAGGTCGGCTACACGCTTGCGGAGACTTTGTCGCAGGAAAGCCACGACGTGACCGTCGTGGACAAGTGTGCCGGACCGCTGCAGAAAGCCGGCGACGACCTTGACGTGCTCTGCATCCGTGGAAACGGGGCGAGCGTGCGCACCCTGCTGGAAGCGGGCGTGCGGGAAAGCGACCTGCTCATTGCCGCCACATCGAGCGACGAGCTGAACATGCTGTGCTGCCTGACCGCCAAAAAGCTCGGCGTCCAGCAGACCGTCGCCCGCATCCGCGACCCGGAATACGCGGGGGAGATCTCCATGCTCCGCGCCGACCTGGACCTGGACATGGTCATCAATCCGGAGCAGGCCGCCGCGGAGGAAATCGCGCGGATTTTGCAGTTCCCACCCGCCGTGAACGTGGAGCCGTTCGCCAGGGGAAAGGTGGAGCTGGTCGAGCTGAAAGTCACCGGCCAGATGCCCCTCGCAGGCCTGACGCTGAAGGAAACCGCGGCCCATTTCCCCACGCCGATCTTGGTCGGCGCGGTGATGCGGGAGGGAGGCGTCTTCATTCCGGACGGCTCGTTCCGCATCCTTGCGGGCGATACGGTCTATCTGGTGGGCAAGCCTTCGAACGTCTTTGAATTCTGCCGGCAGATCGGAATGCCGGCGCAGAAAATCAAGAACGTGATGATCCTGGGCGGAGGCCGCCTTTCCTATTATCTGGCCCGCTCGCTGGAAGAGGCCAGGATCCGGGTCAAGATCATCGAGATCCGGAAGGAGCGGTGCATGGAGCTTTCCGAGCTGCTTTCGCAGTCGCTGATCATCTGCGGCGACGGCTCCGACGACGCGCTGCTCCTTTCCGAGAACCTTGAGGACATGGGCGCGCTGATCGCAGCCACGGGACGGGACGAGGACAACCTGATCGCGGCGCTTCTGGCGAAGCAGCACGGCGTCGGGAAGGTCATTGCGAAGATCACCCGGCTGAGCCACCCCGAACTCGTCCAGAAGATGGGAATCGACAGCGTGGTCAATCCGCGGCAGATCACGACGGACCTGATTCTCCGGTATGTGCGCGGGCTGACAAACGCGCAGGGCAACCCCGTCAACACGCTGTACCGCATCTGCGGGGGCAACGCGGAGGCGGCCGAGTTCATCGCGGACGGCTCCACCTCCTTTTTGAACGTGCCGCTTCGTGACCTGCATATGCAGCCGGGGACCCTGATCGCGGCGATCGTGCACGGGAACGAGATCGTCATCCCCCACGGCGACGATGTGCTCTGCTCCGGCGACAATGTCATCGTCCTGGCCAAGGACCGGAAATTCGCCGACCTCAACGAGCTGATTCTCACAGAGGAGGTCCCGAATTGA
- a CDS encoding glycoside hydrolase family 13 protein — MFNSRNSIYRDPVGAVPAGTRVHFKITLPRNLGCSGVNLIVRNGAGGPEQVFGLFWCGMNGDAAEWWECHFPAEEPGVYFYDFKLETPCGPRRLTRGPGGEAGFDGGARWQLTVCGKEFATPDWLAGGVLYQIFPDRFFSSGQKKDGVPADRKLHGDWDETPDWRPDTRGKITNSDYFGGDLAGIREKLPYLKSLGVTCLYLNPIFEAHSNHRYNTADYTKTDPLLGNGDDFRALCGAAAELGIRVLLDGVFNHTGSDSIYFNREGRYSGPGAYQSKESPYYPWYSFKNWPDEYACWWNFPTLPNVEEGNPEYREYICGENGIIRRWLRAGAAGWRLDVADELPDGFLEALRAAAKAEKPDALIAGEVWEDASNKVAYGKRRQYLLGKQLDSVMNYPFRNAILSFLTGGDAAAAMETILSVLENYPPQVVRVLMNNIGTHDTERALTVLAGEPRRGRGREWQSAARLSPEQRRRGLALLRCASLLQYTLPGVPCLYYGDEAGMEGYADPFNRAPFPWGRQDEELTDWYRALGRLRARCECLKDGKLIPVAASGDVLCYIRSGGGDSLLCAVNRAPEERQVVVPPEWSAAEPVFGSIPDARGVLTLPPFGSVTLRLRPASQNGKSRLLCLAGTSRKLKPGTP; from the coding sequence ATGTTCAATTCCCGCAACTCGATCTACCGCGATCCGGTGGGGGCGGTGCCCGCCGGGACCCGCGTGCATTTTAAGATCACGCTGCCGCGCAATCTTGGCTGCTCCGGCGTAAATCTGATCGTCCGGAACGGCGCGGGCGGGCCGGAGCAGGTGTTCGGCCTGTTCTGGTGCGGCATGAACGGGGACGCGGCGGAATGGTGGGAATGCCATTTCCCCGCCGAGGAGCCGGGCGTCTATTTCTATGATTTTAAACTGGAAACGCCGTGCGGGCCCCGCCGCCTGACGCGCGGGCCGGGCGGCGAAGCCGGGTTCGACGGCGGCGCGCGGTGGCAGCTGACGGTCTGCGGGAAAGAGTTCGCGACGCCGGACTGGCTGGCTGGCGGGGTGCTGTACCAGATTTTTCCGGACCGATTTTTTTCCTCCGGGCAGAAAAAAGACGGCGTTCCGGCGGACCGGAAGCTGCACGGAGACTGGGACGAAACGCCGGACTGGCGGCCGGACACGAGAGGGAAGATCACGAACTCCGACTATTTCGGCGGCGACCTCGCGGGCATCCGGGAAAAGCTGCCGTATTTAAAATCCCTCGGCGTGACCTGCCTGTACCTCAATCCGATCTTCGAGGCGCACTCGAACCACCGGTACAACACGGCGGACTATACGAAAACAGACCCCCTGCTGGGGAACGGGGACGATTTCCGCGCGCTGTGCGGGGCGGCGGCGGAGCTTGGCATCCGCGTGCTGCTCGACGGCGTGTTCAACCACACGGGCAGCGACAGCATCTATTTCAACCGGGAAGGGCGCTACTCCGGGCCGGGCGCGTATCAATCGAAAGAATCTCCGTATTATCCGTGGTATTCCTTTAAAAACTGGCCCGATGAATACGCCTGCTGGTGGAACTTCCCCACTCTGCCGAACGTTGAGGAAGGGAACCCGGAGTACAGAGAATATATCTGCGGGGAAAACGGGATCATCCGCCGCTGGCTGCGGGCCGGAGCCGCGGGGTGGCGGCTCGACGTGGCCGACGAACTGCCGGATGGGTTTCTGGAAGCCCTGCGCGCCGCCGCGAAAGCGGAGAAACCGGACGCGCTGATCGCGGGCGAGGTCTGGGAGGACGCCTCCAACAAGGTCGCCTACGGAAAACGGCGGCAATACCTGTTGGGGAAGCAGCTCGACAGCGTGATGAACTACCCGTTCCGCAACGCGATCCTCAGCTTTCTGACCGGCGGGGATGCGGCGGCGGCAATGGAGACGATTCTCTCGGTGCTGGAGAACTATCCGCCGCAGGTGGTGCGGGTCCTGATGAACAACATCGGAACGCACGACACGGAACGCGCGCTGACCGTGCTGGCCGGGGAGCCGCGCCGGGGCCGGGGACGCGAATGGCAGAGCGCGGCGCGGCTTTCTCCGGAACAGCGCCGCCGGGGGCTGGCCCTGCTGCGCTGCGCGTCGCTGCTTCAATACACCCTGCCGGGTGTTCCGTGCCTTTATTATGGGGATGAAGCCGGGATGGAGGGCTACGCGGACCCGTTCAACCGCGCCCCGTTCCCGTGGGGGCGGCAGGACGAGGAACTGACGGATTGGTACCGGGCACTCGGAAGGCTGCGCGCGCGGTGCGAGTGCCTGAAGGACGGGAAACTGATTCCGGTCGCGGCCTCCGGCGACGTGCTCTGCTACATCCGCTCCGGCGGAGGAGATTCGCTGCTCTGCGCGGTCAATCGCGCCCCGGAGGAGCGCCAGGTGGTGGTACCGCCCGAATGGAGCGCCGCGGAGCCGGTGTTCGGCAGCATCCCGGACGCGCGCGGCGTTCTGACCCTTCCGCCGTTCGGCAGCGTGACGCTGCGTCTTCGGCCCGCCAGTCAGAACGGAAAAAGCCGTCTGCTTTGTTTGGCGGGAACCTCCCGAAAGCTAAAGCCGGGAACGCCATAG
- a CDS encoding potassium channel family protein — translation MKVIIVGGGKLGHQIARNLMERKYDVKLIEKDKAKCTRLANSLDAEVIFGDGTELEALEEAGADGADCFIAVTGSDQDNLVASQLAKKEFKIKKVIARNNDPRNLDALRKLGPDIAVSSTEIITNLIEQEVDSAQAHLLATLNRGRASIIALTLPDDTALDGVMLKDLTLPSGSLIISIVRKESLMIPNGLTAFRANDEIVAVCDRNGEIELQRTLGAHAQ, via the coding sequence ATGAAAGTTATCATTGTCGGGGGCGGCAAGCTGGGCCACCAGATCGCGCGCAACCTGATGGAGCGCAAGTATGACGTCAAGCTGATCGAAAAGGATAAGGCGAAATGCACCCGCCTTGCCAATTCGCTCGACGCCGAGGTCATCTTCGGCGACGGGACCGAGCTGGAAGCCCTGGAGGAGGCCGGCGCGGACGGGGCGGACTGCTTCATCGCCGTCACGGGAAGCGACCAGGACAACCTCGTCGCCTCCCAGCTTGCCAAAAAGGAATTCAAGATCAAGAAGGTCATCGCGCGGAACAACGATCCGCGCAACCTGGACGCGCTGCGGAAGCTCGGCCCGGACATTGCCGTAAGCAGCACGGAAATCATCACCAATCTGATCGAACAGGAAGTCGACAGCGCCCAGGCGCATCTGCTGGCGACCCTGAACAGGGGGCGGGCCTCCATCATCGCCCTCACCCTTCCGGACGATACGGCGCTGGACGGCGTCATGCTGAAAGATCTGACGCTTCCGTCCGGTTCGCTGATCATTTCCATCGTGAGAAAGGAAAGCCTGATGATTCCAAACGGCCTGACGGCGTTCCGCGCGAACGACGAAATCGTCGCGGTGTGCGACAGGAACGGTGAAATAGAGCTTCAGCGCACGCTCGGTGCGCACGCACAGTAA
- a CDS encoding TrkH family potassium uptake protein, with translation MNCPLICRYLGYLLWVEAGCMVPPLLIATYYKQGDAPSFLFSIILLTLAGGVMSLCPVRQKRMYGRDGFAIVAIGWLLISIFGALPFVISGAIPSPVDAFFEAVSGFTTTGASILQKVEGLPNGILFWRSFTHWMGGMGVLVLMLALNPNGRIGSNGAISILKAESPGPTPEKLVPRMDHAARILYAIYCVMTVVEILFLRIGRMPLFDSLIHTFGTAGTGGFSNKNLSVAAYHSPYLELVIAVFMLLFGVNFTLYYFLIHKNFRAVLHDEELRFYFGTVAVSTALIALNLCRSMPVPVPEALRQSFFQVSSVITTTGFSSTDFATWPFFSQAILVLLMFLGPCSGSTGGAIKSVRIVVLFKIARREVAKIIHPHSIYRVRLNGRAMEEETISSILSFFFLYIAVFTCALFLILPDGKDLVTSFTAVAATLGNIGPGLGLVGPLGNFSGFSPFSKLVFSFSMILGRLEILPVLVVLAPGCWVKSRG, from the coding sequence TTGAACTGTCCACTGATCTGCAGATATCTGGGATATCTTCTCTGGGTCGAGGCCGGCTGCATGGTGCCCCCGCTGCTGATCGCGACTTACTACAAGCAGGGAGACGCCCCTTCTTTCCTTTTTTCCATCATCCTTCTCACGCTTGCCGGCGGCGTGATGTCCCTCTGCCCCGTGCGGCAGAAGCGGATGTACGGGCGGGACGGATTTGCGATCGTGGCGATCGGCTGGCTGCTGATCTCCATTTTCGGCGCGCTGCCGTTTGTGATCAGCGGGGCGATCCCCTCACCCGTGGACGCTTTTTTCGAGGCGGTCTCCGGCTTCACTACGACGGGCGCCAGTATTTTGCAGAAGGTGGAGGGCCTGCCGAACGGCATCCTGTTCTGGCGCAGCTTCACCCACTGGATGGGCGGCATGGGCGTTCTGGTTCTGATGCTGGCACTGAATCCGAACGGCAGAATCGGTTCAAACGGCGCGATTTCCATTCTGAAAGCGGAATCCCCCGGCCCCACCCCTGAAAAGCTGGTTCCGCGCATGGACCACGCGGCCAGGATCCTGTATGCGATCTACTGCGTCATGACGGTCGTTGAAATCCTGTTCCTGCGGATCGGCCGCATGCCGCTGTTCGATTCGCTGATCCACACGTTCGGCACGGCGGGAACCGGCGGCTTTTCCAACAAGAATCTCAGCGTCGCCGCCTATCACAGCCCGTATCTGGAATTGGTCATCGCCGTATTCATGCTGCTGTTCGGCGTCAACTTTACGCTTTATTATTTTTTGATCCATAAAAATTTCCGCGCGGTGCTGCACGACGAAGAACTCCGGTTTTATTTCGGCACCGTCGCGGTTTCCACCGCCCTGATTGCCCTGAACCTCTGCCGGAGCATGCCCGTCCCGGTGCCGGAGGCCCTGCGGCAGTCGTTTTTCCAGGTCAGCTCCGTCATCACGACGACGGGGTTCAGTTCCACCGATTTCGCCACCTGGCCCTTTTTCAGCCAGGCGATTCTTGTCCTGCTGATGTTCCTGGGTCCGTGCTCCGGCTCGACCGGCGGCGCGATCAAATCAGTGCGCATCGTCGTCCTCTTCAAGATCGCCCGGCGCGAGGTCGCCAAAATTATCCATCCCCACTCGATTTACCGGGTCAGGCTGAATGGGCGGGCTATGGAAGAGGAGACGATTTCTTCCATTCTGTCCTTTTTCTTCCTTTACATCGCCGTTTTTACCTGCGCGCTCTTTCTGATCCTGCCGGACGGCAAGGACCTGGTCACTTCCTTTACGGCCGTCGCCGCCACGCTCGGGAATATCGGGCCTGGTCTCGGGCTGGTGGGGCCGCTGGGCAATTTTTCCGGTTTCTCCCCGTTCAGCAAGCTGGTCTTTTCCTTCAGCATGATTCTCGGACGGCTGGAAATCCTGCCGGTTCTGGTGGTTCTGGCCCCCGGCTGCTGGGTGAAGAGCAGGGGATAG
- a CDS encoding HD domain-containing protein has product MEVPISKIITALLRCDAGDPKRIQHALKVYAFSKAIAEEEGIPRAERDILETAAVLHDIGIHESERKYGSSAGRYQELEGPPVARRILEPLGLPGGFIDRVCFLIGHHHTYNGISGMDYQILVEADFLVNLYEDGSSPETARAAMERIFRTETGKRYLRDQFLSDHPAGDHPVGTVRQSERKKPFA; this is encoded by the coding sequence ATGGAGGTTCCGATTTCTAAAATCATCACGGCTTTGCTCCGCTGTGACGCGGGCGATCCGAAACGGATTCAGCACGCGCTGAAGGTTTACGCTTTTTCCAAAGCGATTGCCGAAGAGGAGGGCATTCCCCGCGCGGAGCGGGACATCCTGGAAACCGCGGCGGTGCTGCACGACATCGGCATCCATGAAAGCGAGCGGAAATACGGCTCCAGCGCGGGCCGGTACCAGGAGCTGGAAGGGCCTCCCGTCGCGAGGCGGATTTTGGAGCCGCTCGGACTTCCCGGCGGGTTTATCGACCGGGTATGTTTTCTGATCGGGCATCACCACACCTACAACGGGATTTCCGGCATGGATTACCAGATTCTGGTCGAGGCGGATTTTCTGGTCAATCTCTACGAGGACGGCAGTTCGCCGGAAACGGCCCGCGCGGCCATGGAACGGATTTTCCGCACGGAAACCGGAAAGCGGTACCTCCGGGACCAGTTTCTTTCGGACCATCCGGCCGGAGACCATCCGGTCGGGACGGTCCGCCAGTCAGAACGGAAAAAGCCGTTTGCTTAG